The following proteins are co-located in the Pedobacter frigiditerrae genome:
- a CDS encoding DUF2281 domain-containing protein, translating to MTDLQLYSEISSLPSDLKQEVSDFVAFLKQKSKRKEKSSDTFNNVEEPSVLYNSKFSDILLNGPVFSEEQVQKIEQTRKSINEWRTK from the coding sequence ATGACAGATTTACAATTATATTCAGAAATCTCTTCACTTCCTTCTGATTTAAAACAGGAGGTTTCTGACTTTGTTGCCTTTTTAAAACAGAAATCTAAAAGGAAAGAAAAATCTTCTGATACTTTCAACAATGTTGAAGAACCTTCAGTGCTTTATAATTCTAAATTTTCAGATATTTTATTAAATGGCCCTGTTTTTTCTGAAGAGCAAGTTCAAAAGATTGAGCAAACTAGAAAATCTATAAATGAATGGCGGACCAAATAG